One window of Daphnia carinata strain CSIRO-1 chromosome 7, CSIRO_AGI_Dcar_HiC_V3, whole genome shotgun sequence genomic DNA carries:
- the LOC130694380 gene encoding uncharacterized protein LOC130694380 produces the protein MATLWRRRQTWPHWLVVFLLAQLLRPCTSLIQSMSSVLEEVLEHGPLFDEMEDEAWWSGVDVIDTALRSSWPDAGFISDSALLAPGASSSMDDDDFCRFWQSNRMHPSSSSSSPSSLPAEACALMNRALAVDLSGGSGSLFLLPRLPPPPPVPPTLTELVKQLNQLGQVAQEQTTVGNDDNECLLCQWATLNGTIDLLPNSELSSENTWVPMLVVVALVSAMLGAVLMITALKCRRFKVLPRGGSCPTLPVGYMVGEGKEGVVQSNASELSGMETMPKSYTARQPAETNGTMTSTLGRPRLETPTMNVVTDSAGQPHPMQQLQKQTAKTKPSETATGWRVKLWRKMTGSGCNDSDYCQHPYGADESDDISAVYAELNSVAGSTVHRPSPIYHLNTYSEIREPHHVMMPPPPHPPHPQQPQTSSLAATLHLRRLLSDGTYENAGYALERGVILMEHDAVSSNCSASTPSSAYYSDLSHSDRSGSLHHQQLMQWAGGSQQCRPRPRVGSESHGSSHSLPPHQHCCHHHHHLHHHHQHSRSLQEQQMIRARDLMPVALQVIPDNQQTVPVLHYLADDVSASAASASAASAAAAAHHHQLLSAAFSRGGVSSSMRDDGSSGSCKRPLPPLPSRQQQRPQRRYAYAVDHQANSSSGNETPPHDTAGGGESPALSCVPSEYV, from the exons ATGGCCACTCTTTGGCGAAGGCGTCAAACATGGCCGCATTGGCTGGTCGTGTTCTTGTTAGCGCAGCTGTTGAGGCCTTGCACGTCGCTCATTCAGAGCATGTCGTCCGTGCTGGAAGAGGTGCTGGAACACGGCCCGCTCTTCGACGAAATGGAGGACGAGGCTTGGTGGAGTGGCGTCGACGTCATCGACACTGCCCTGCGGTCGTCGTGGCCCGATGCCGGTTTCATATCGGACTCGGCCTTATTAGCTCCCGGTGCGTCGTCCTCGATGGACGACGATGACTTCTGTCGCTTCTGGCAATCGAATCGAATGCATCCTTCGAGCTCTTCCTCCTCTCCGTCTTCGCTGCCGGCCGAAGCTTGCGCCCTGATGAACAGGGCGTTGGCCGTCGACCTATCGGGCGGATCGGGTTCGCTGTTTTTGCTGCCCCGATTGCCTCCGCCGCCGCCCGTCCCGCCCACGCTGACCGAGCTGGTCAAGCAGCTCAATCAACTCGGTCAGGTTGCACAGGAGCAGACGACGGTCGGTAACGATGACAATGAGTGCCTGCTATGTCAGTGGGCCACGCTCAACGGCACCATCGATCTCCTGCCCAATTCAG AATTGAGCAGCGAGAATACCTGGGTGCCGATGCTCGTCGTCGTGGCGCTCGTCTCTGCCATGTTGGGCGCCGTCCTGATGATCACCGCCCTCAAATGCCGCCG GTTCAAGGTTCTACCACGAGGAG gaTCCTGCCCAACGCTTCCGGTTGGTTACATGGTGGGCGAAGGTAAGGAGGGCGTCGTCCAATCGAACGCTAGCGAACTGAGCGGCATGGAAACGATGCCGAAGAGTTACACGGCCAGACAGCCGGCCGAAACGAACGGCACGATGACGTCGACGCTCGGCCGCCCGCGATTGGAAACGCCGACGATGAACGTCGTGACGGACTCTGCCGGCCAGCCGCATCCGATGCAGCAGCTGCAAAAGCAGACGGCCAAAACCAAGCCGTCCGAAACGGCCACCGGATGGAGGGTGAAACTCTGGCGGAAGATGACGGGCTCGGGATGCAACGATTCGGATTACTGCCAACATCCGTACGGTGCGGATGAATCGGACGACATTAGCGCCGTCTACGCCGAACTGAACAGCGTTGCCGGATCGACGGTGCACAGGCCGTCGCCCATCTACCACCTGAACACGTACTCTGAGATCCGCGAGCCGCACCACGTCATGATGCCGCCGCCCCCTCATCCGCCCCACCCGCAACAGCCGCAAACGTCCTCGTTGGCGGCAACGCTGCACTTGCGCAGGCTGTTGAGCGACGGCACCTACGAGAACGCCGGCTACGCGCTGGAACGCGGCGTCATCCTCATGGAACACGACGCCGTCAGCAGTAATTGCAGCGCATCGACGCCCAGTAGCGCCTATTATTCGGATTTATCTCACTCGGATCGAAGCGGCTCGTTGCACCATCAACAGCTGATGCAGTGGGCCGGCGGAAGCCAACAGTGCCGGCCTCGCCCGCGAGTCGGCAGCGAAAGTCACGGATCTTCGCACAGTTTGCCGCCTCACCAGCACTGctgccaccaccaccatcatctGCACCACCATCATCAGCATTCGCGCAGCTTGCAAGAGCAGCAGATGATCAGAGCCCGCGATCTGATGCCAGTCGCCCTCCAGGTCATCCCCGATAATCAGCAAACTGTGCCCGTTTTGCATTATCTAGCGGACGACGTGTCCGCTTCCGCAGCATCAGCATCAGCCgcttctgctgctgctgctgctcacCATCATCAGCTGTTGTCGGCCGCCTTCTCGCGGGGCGGTGTCTCGTCTTCCATGCGAGACGACGGCTCTTCCGGCTCGTGCAAGCGGCCCTTGCCGCCGCTTCCGTCGCGGCAGCAACAGCGTCCGCAGCGCCGCTACGCCTACGCGGTCGATCACCAGGCTAACAGTTCGTCAGGAAATGAAACGCCACCTCACGACACGGCTGGCGGAGGTGAATCTCCGGCCCTTTCATGCGTTCCATCCGAGTACGTgtga